In Saccharicrinis fermentans DSM 9555 = JCM 21142, a genomic segment contains:
- a CDS encoding DUF4293 domain-containing protein, translating to MIQRIQTIYLLLAVAFGTSMFFSTQITFVADIEYILNYAGIHAAETNANSESMATVALTILLILTPLVSLVSIFLFKRRMIQIRLCAANVGLLIGTTALIYYFGTVGMKQLNATALSYGISTVFPIVAAILNILALRAIGKDEALVRSMDRIR from the coding sequence ATGATACAAAGAATCCAGACTATTTATTTATTGTTGGCAGTGGCATTTGGAACATCTATGTTTTTTTCTACACAAATAACCTTTGTTGCGGATATTGAATACATTTTAAACTACGCAGGCATCCATGCTGCAGAAACAAATGCCAATAGTGAAAGCATGGCAACTGTTGCATTAACAATATTGTTGATACTAACTCCACTCGTTTCACTGGTTTCAATATTTCTATTTAAAAGAAGAATGATTCAGATAAGACTCTGTGCAGCCAATGTGGGCCTTTTGATAGGAACAACTGCTCTCATCTATTATTTTGGAACAGTTGGTATGAAACAGCTTAACGCAACTGCCTTAAGCTACGGGATCAGCACTGTATTTCCCATTGTCGCAGCCATACTAAACATTTTAGCTCTTAGAGCCATAGGAAAAGATGAAGCCTTGGTAAGATCAATGGATCGAATTAGATAA
- a CDS encoding nucleoside phosphorylase, with protein MARRIEESELILNGDGSIFHLHLKPGELADNIILVGDPGRVETVTSFFDTVELVRKNREFVSATGIYKGTRFSVIATGIGTDNIDIVVNELDALVNIDFETRTVHKEHKALRMVRIGTSGSLQKDLPVDSCLLSSKAIGFDGLLNFYAGRNEVADLDFEQQFKESMAWNPLLASPYVVDASKELLDKLSVNGFHQGVTISAPGFYGPQGRMLRLGIQDVDINEKISTFKYEQYKITNYEMECSAIYGLSKLLGHQAATVCAIIANRQAGEYSKDYKPVIKHLIEKVLDSLV; from the coding sequence ATGGCACGAAGAATAGAGGAATCGGAATTAATTTTAAATGGTGATGGAAGTATTTTTCATCTTCATCTAAAACCAGGTGAATTGGCTGACAATATTATTCTGGTTGGTGATCCGGGTCGGGTTGAGACAGTAACGTCTTTTTTTGATACTGTTGAACTTGTACGAAAAAATCGCGAGTTCGTATCAGCTACCGGTATCTATAAAGGTACGCGCTTCTCGGTGATAGCTACAGGGATTGGTACCGATAATATAGATATAGTGGTAAATGAGTTAGATGCACTGGTAAATATTGACTTTGAAACAAGGACGGTTCATAAGGAGCATAAGGCACTTCGTATGGTAAGGATTGGTACATCCGGATCTCTGCAAAAGGATCTCCCGGTAGATAGTTGCTTATTGAGTTCCAAGGCAATTGGTTTTGATGGACTGTTAAACTTTTATGCAGGTAGAAACGAGGTGGCAGACTTGGACTTTGAGCAGCAGTTTAAAGAAAGTATGGCATGGAATCCTCTGCTTGCCTCACCCTATGTGGTAGATGCTTCTAAAGAACTATTGGATAAGCTGTCGGTAAATGGCTTTCATCAAGGAGTGACCATTTCCGCTCCGGGGTTTTATGGTCCGCAAGGTAGGATGCTTCGTTTAGGTATTCAGGATGTGGATATTAACGAAAAAATAAGTACATTTAAGTATGAACAGTATAAAATTACTAATTATGAAATGGAATGCTCGGCCATTTATGGCTTGTCGAAATTGTTAGGGCACCAGGCTGCTACTGTATGTGCCATCATTGCAAACCGACAAGCAGGAGAATATAGTAAGGATTATAAACCGGTCATAAAGCATTTGATAGAGAAGGTACTCGATAGTTTGGTATAA
- a CDS encoding transglutaminase-like domain-containing protein, which yields MDKTKVHALISLLDDPNEMIFSSVEEQLLKEEIGVVDELEKAWEVSCDDVFQKRVENIIHTLQLNDVKSSMAKWINEGGQDLFYGAFLVAKYQYPELNYDVLNEKVNKLQRDVWLELNDHLTAIEKVRIINHIMFDVHKYVRNSTHFFAPQNSYINEVMDTKKGNPISLCIIYSVVAQRLGLPIYGVNLPKNFVLCYLDENIHPYSIVEYKDNVMFYINPVNKGAILGRKEIEYFIKQQKLNHVPSYFNPCSNLDTIKRVLFNLSYAYNNEGNELKKEEILQLLQLFR from the coding sequence ATGGATAAAACAAAAGTACATGCGTTAATTTCTTTGTTAGATGATCCCAATGAGATGATATTCAGTTCTGTAGAAGAACAATTGCTCAAGGAAGAGATAGGTGTAGTGGATGAGTTAGAAAAGGCTTGGGAAGTATCTTGTGATGATGTTTTTCAGAAACGCGTTGAGAATATCATCCATACACTTCAGCTCAATGATGTGAAGAGTTCCATGGCTAAGTGGATCAATGAAGGAGGTCAGGATTTGTTTTATGGTGCCTTTTTGGTAGCCAAATATCAATATCCAGAACTTAACTATGATGTATTGAACGAGAAAGTGAATAAATTACAGAGAGACGTTTGGTTAGAGCTGAATGATCACCTTACGGCTATTGAAAAAGTGAGAATTATTAATCATATTATGTTTGATGTCCATAAATATGTGAGAAATAGCACCCATTTTTTTGCACCGCAGAATTCTTATATCAATGAGGTAATGGATACTAAAAAAGGGAATCCTATATCATTGTGTATTATTTATTCGGTAGTGGCACAGCGTTTGGGGTTGCCGATTTATGGAGTGAACTTACCTAAGAATTTTGTTCTGTGTTATTTGGACGAAAATATTCATCCTTATTCTATTGTGGAATATAAAGATAATGTGATGTTTTATATCAATCCGGTGAATAAAGGTGCGATTCTAGGAAGAAAAGAAATAGAGTACTTTATTAAACAACAAAAACTGAATCATGTACCATCTTATTTTAACCCTTGCTCTAATTTAGATACAATTAAAAGGGTACTGTTTAATTTGTCCTATGCCTATAACAATGAAGGAAATGAACTTAAAAAAGAAGAGATTTTGCAATTATTGCAATTATTTAGATAG